Proteins encoded by one window of Anopheles maculipalpis chromosome 2RL, idAnoMacuDA_375_x, whole genome shotgun sequence:
- the LOC126568186 gene encoding tRNA pseudouridine(38/39) synthase, translating to MEVKVNKKVKSATEDELQSLTKEELIAKIIQLEAHNAQLKSIVQKSLKSHQETTDGKAKKQHRPFDFSKCFKRHILLRFYYLGWDYQGFAAQEDSIETIEHHLFTALKKVCLIESRETSNYNRCGRTDKGVSAFHQVISLDVRSKFRPEEQLEESKLAAELDYCSMLNRVLPEDIRCLAWMPMINSAYSARFDCRSRTYRYFFPRGDLDISAMEESLRHLVGTHDFRNLCKMDVGNGVVNFVRSIDEIRIRPSQLDGWSEKSYDMMYLELRGKAFLWHQVRCIVAVLLLVGQGKEEPSVVRELLDVEKNPCKPQYSMASDVPLNLYECLFNEKSNESTEREQTESDLREWIYNEDNLRRTISELQGMWMRHSVKTTMVREMLKTLQDIYNGERPICDQAVLLTQGVRSKEYCPLLQRQRCESLENRIEHYAKKRRIEVSIKSNDSNANGSDGPAKHVPAQGINNVGYVDHGVTRIEN from the exons ATGGAAGtaaaagtgaacaaaaaagtgaaatcAGCAACCGAAGATGAGCTGCAATCGCTGACGAAAGAG GAATTAATAGCAAAAATAATCCAGCTTGAAGCACACAATGCACAGCTCAAGAGTATTGTACAGAAAAGCTTAAAATCCCATCAAGAAACCACCGACGGCAAAGCGAAGAAGCAGCACCGGCCGTTCGATTTTAGCAAGTGTTTCAAACGCCACATTTTGTTACGATTTTACTATCTCGGATGGGATTATCAAGGTTTCGCTGCGCAGGAAGATTCCATCGAAACAATTG AGCATCATCTGTTCACTGCCCTGAAGAAAGTGTGTCTGATCGAAAGTCGTGAAACTTCCAACTACAATCGCTGCGGACGTACGGATAAGGGTGTGAGTGCGTTTCATCAGGTGATAAGCTTGGACGTTCGGTCCAAATTTCGACCAGAAGAACAGCTGGAGGAAAGCAAACTGGCAGCCGAGTTGGATTACTGTTCGATGCTGAACCGGGTGTTGCCGGAAGATATACGTTGCCTTGCTTGGATGCCGATGATAAATTCAGCGTACAGTGCACGGTTCGATTGCCGCTCACGGACGTACCGGTATTTCTTCCCACGAGGAGACCTGGACATATCGGCGATGGAGGAAAGTCTTCGTCATCTGGTCGGGACGCATGATTTTAGGAACCTCTGCAAAATGGACGTTGGAAATGGAGTTGTTAACTTTGTGAGGAGTATCGACGAGATTCGTATACGGCCATCTCAGTTGGATGGTTGGAGCGAAAAAAGTTACGATATGATGTACTTGGAGCTTCGAGGGAAAGCATTCCTGTGGCATCAGGTACGATGCATTGTGGCTGTACTTTTGCTGGTTGGCCAGGGCAAGGAAGAACCGTCCGTGGTGAGGGAACTGCTCGATGTGGAGAAGAATCCCTGTAAACCACAGTACAGTATGGCAAGTGATGTGCCGTTGAACTTGTACGAATGCTTGTTCAATGAGAAAAGCAACGAATCTACTGAACGGGAACAGACGGAATCAGATTTGAGGGAGTGGATCTATAATGAGGATAATTTGCGCCGTACAATTTCCGAATTGCAAGGAATGTGGATGAGACATAGTGTTAA GACAACGATGGTTCGTGAGATGCTGAAAACGTTGCAGGATATCTACAATGGAGAGCGTCCCATATGTGATCAAGCAGTTCTTTTGACGCAAGGTGTAAGGAGTAAAGAATATTGTCCTCTTCTTCAACGTCAACGATGTG AGAGCCTAGAGAACCGTATCGAACACTACGCCAAGAAGCGACGGATCGAGGTTAGCATTAAATCAAACGACAGCAACGCCAACGGAAGCGACGGACCGGCAAAGCACGTCCCAGCTCAAGGCATCAATAACGTCGGTTATGTAGATCATGGCGTGACACGAATAGAAAATTAG